In the Kribbella sp. NBC_00482 genome, one interval contains:
- a CDS encoding GAF and ANTAR domain-containing protein produces MADAVSACAQALSAAGAGLAMSLDNGLLEPVLATAPEIGELEDLQFELGEGPSGEAVASSAPVLEPDLHGSSAGRRWPAFAAAGAGRGVHGVFAFPVAAGAARVGVLTVYRREPGPLQREQLEEALVFADALFVLALDGRQGVSVDLDEVIEAAFTARRAEVHQAAGRLASQQRISVTDALARLRAHAYSSGLSLHKIAIDVMSDRLHLDGDLAGGSDPPRKPGPTDPEQAEKEQEEE; encoded by the coding sequence TTGGCGGACGCCGTGTCGGCCTGCGCCCAGGCGCTCTCCGCGGCAGGCGCCGGGCTCGCGATGAGCCTCGACAACGGACTCCTGGAGCCGGTGCTGGCCACCGCCCCGGAGATCGGTGAACTGGAGGACCTTCAGTTCGAGCTGGGTGAAGGTCCGAGCGGTGAGGCTGTCGCCAGCAGCGCGCCGGTGCTCGAGCCGGACCTGCACGGGTCGTCGGCCGGTCGGCGATGGCCCGCGTTCGCCGCGGCCGGGGCCGGTCGGGGCGTGCACGGCGTCTTCGCGTTCCCGGTCGCCGCCGGAGCCGCGAGAGTCGGCGTGCTGACCGTTTACCGGCGGGAGCCGGGGCCGCTGCAGCGAGAGCAACTGGAGGAGGCGTTGGTGTTCGCGGATGCCCTCTTCGTGCTCGCCCTCGACGGCCGCCAAGGCGTCAGCGTGGACCTGGACGAGGTGATCGAGGCCGCGTTCACCGCTCGCCGGGCCGAGGTGCACCAGGCCGCGGGCAGACTGGCCTCGCAGCAGCGCATCAGTGTCACCGACGCGCTGGCCCGGCTGCGCGCCCACGCCTACAGCAGTGGACTTTCATTGCACAAGATCGCCATCGACGTGATGTCCGACCGTCTGCACCTGGACGGTGACCTCGCGGGCGGCAGCGACCCACCGCGCAAACCAGGCCCAACAGACCCCGAACAAGCCGAGAAAGAACAGGAGGAGGAGTGA